In Archocentrus centrarchus isolate MPI-CPG fArcCen1 chromosome 22, fArcCen1, whole genome shotgun sequence, one DNA window encodes the following:
- the rab11fip5a gene encoding rab11 family-interacting protein 1 isoform X1, with protein sequence MSSLNVQEDHKWVPTHVQVTVLRGRGLRGKGKHGTSDVYTIIQLGKEKYSTGVAEKTTEPEWKEECSFELLPGVLENGGQSGYPAGSNELILTVMHRALIGLDVFLGQAVIPLDKVFLESRYVKNEWYRLNSKTGKKEKERGDIQVTIQFTRDNLTASMYDLVIKDKGASTFSKLKERMKGKRRSSDEDSSSAVLPSGYGSLYRMRQRLPSDGGGEEDYEDDEGGEVRRSKMRTFFLRGKLRKSSDTRSSTSLGSESSESSSRGGSLSPTAGISVVVSDLSNSPSNSSNLTADNSPEHTANTSPKSSSLKCEFGDEAGEITIAVPQPTVCVNGSHSYNVQPQAPGSGKPAGSLGLGLLQKSLPLSVSLQNLSQHASTDLLKGGVGDGRRWSFDKPDEEEKAAIVAALEKSGPMLGEKEEQLGQAALTEAASWSSTSTVEGEIQGKKQRRNFFSHGRSDYMVKGQSQSKDECERAPAAADEKQRGWFGSKDLHSKPSLVVSPKLEPSTDPHPPPLPPSHRPSGPPVDPTSVVSTLHHTNPFIHSQTSPPPISPCNPFFSLIQRNPFYEDMLTTQQLKPSLPPLPYLSSSRPPIAQLFTQPSNSNSVLTYGNSAAGDSITAADANTKEVTEAGTRPLFPTPIEGNTLLLKKSSNPFMSVSRVEPDSEWDESFEAFAAGRLQSPDDLTTDCKTQQKPPSDHLLEHCNNKAIIAAGQNTNVTAALHHQLASQVINTNTHYLNTFPQFLETIPEHRSFEHDDVTLNNSTNAPKLDTEMNQDTSATSDLPDTNMHRAPCQTPSVQLTSSSPDPSSSGLGSSAEEDFLSCVSSYSDKFSASSSEDAESNIFGFVKTSESAEVKSKMPSESEDDIADRSNDLSLTDVQQTVIDYGDGDSEKVDLSASQGSLAQQSTVFAQPLPSITKETGADGTDAQTLNISNIVYPDLLPKLSEPQPKSVIFSQSDNEEEEKSVAGLKVSIRDFSKDLNDGFEDDRTDVRNPATPDKEETFTLPSLHIISSSPDVKQATLDEPFGSENLGGQDASLHSHVPFSSFGDLLNISHVTNSPSQDFDEAQLHRQISDHSSSSFFQSLNVSTDSQAYQTCASHSSSKCSSISEPNETMQDIKTTPDAALGLDSTNASKSSNGDISQTDKSEESLHGAQDKKTTLEPSFTMGDDLQAFPAAQTDFFMSCNLKRAAEVLGDASSTCSAAQTATLHRSQSEGTLAPAFDELLLPSFGSDPGAIQGSTSSQPGPDLPSLISFAPSLAPENSCSPIALSTFPPFANASARVTPSAAQVTVPKPVPMPVQQEPEQQQQAANQQNSPHPVKPLPTAMPTEEKRSVLATGLEKLKSTIQHGRSSQLAEQETERKKSLTEGAGSYYHLTHSELVNLLVQREAQLERQKAEFERQKLLLAKREMELKKLKPQVRDLEDYIDTLLVRIMEQKPTLLQVRSKFK encoded by the exons GTGGTACAGGCTCAACTCTAAGACGgggaagaaggagaaggaaCGGGGAGACATTCAAGTCACCATCCAGTTCACCCGGGACAACCTGACAGCTAGCATGTACGACCTTGTCATCAAAGATAAGGGCGCCTCCACCTTCAGCAAGTTGAAGGAGCGCATGAAAGGGAAGAGGAGATCCAGCGACGAGGACTCGTCTTCGGCCGTCCTGCCCAGTGGGTATGGCTCTTTGTACCGGATGCGCCAAAGACTGCCTAGTGATGGAGGTGGAGAGGAGGATTATGAGGACGATGAAGGGGGCGAGGTCCGAAGGAGCAAGATGAGAACCTTCTTCTTAAGGGGAAAGTTGCGAAAATCGTCCGACACTCGGTCCAGCACTTCTCTGGGCTCGGAGAGCAGCGAGTCATCGTCACGGGGTGGGAGCCTCAGTCCCACGGCTGGTATCAGTGTGGTGGTCTCTGATCTCTCCAACTCACCCAGTAACAGCAGCAACCTGACAGCAGATAACAGCCCAG AGCACACAGCAAACACGTCACCCAAGTCTTCGTCTCTCAAATGTGAGTTTGGCGATGAGGCCGGTGAGATCACCATCGCAGTGCCTCAGCCCACTGTTTGTGTCAACGGAAGCCATTCTTACAATGTGCAGCCCCAGGCCCCAGGCTCAGGAAAACCTGCAGGTTCTTTAGGCCTGGGACTGCTGCAGAAGTCTTTGCCTCTCTCCGTGTCTCTACAGAACCTCAGTCAGCATGCCTCCACAGACCTCCTTAAAGGTGGTGTTGGAGATGGGCGCCGCTGGTCTTTTGACAAGCCGGACGAAGAGGAAAAAGCCGCCATAGTGGCGGCTCTGGAGAAAAGTGGCCCAATGCTGGGCGAAAAAGAGGAACAGTTGGGACAGGCTGCTCTGACAGAAGCTGCGTCGTGGTCCTCTACTTCCACGGTGGAGGGGGAGATCCAGGGGAAAAAGCAGAGGAGGAACTTTTTCTCTCATGGGAGGAGTGATTACATGGTGAAGGGACAGAGTCAGTCCAAGGATGAGTGCGAGCGGGCCCCTGCTGCAGCTGACGAGAAGCAAAGGGGATGGTTTGGATCAAAGGATTTGCACAGCAAACCCAG CCTGGTGGTCTCACCTAAATTAGAGCCCAGCACTGACCCCCACCCACCACCTCTTCCACCTAGTCACCGCCCTTCGGGCCCCCCTGTTGATCCTACCTCTGTGGTTTCAACACTGCACCATACTAACCCCTTCATCCACTCACAGACCTCACCACCTCCTATATCCCCCTGCAACCCTTTCTTCTCTCTAATCCAACGCAATCCTTTCTATGAAGACATGCTAACCACTCAGCAACTTAAACCATCACTGCCTCCTCTACCCTATCTTTCCAGTTCCCGGCCCCCTATAGCTCAGCTCTTTACACAGCCGAGTAACTCTAACTCTGTCTTGACCTACGGCAACTCGGCTGCAGGGGACTCCATcactgctgctgatgcaaaCACCAAAGAGGTCACCGAAGCTGGGACAAGACCACTTTTTCCAACACCTATTGAAGGGAATACGCTATTACTCAAGAAGTCATCCAATCCATTTATGTCTGTTAGCAGAGTGGAACCAGATTCAGAGTGGGACGAATCCTTTGAAGCGTTTGCAGCTGGCAGGCTGCAGTCTCCTGACGATCTCACTACAGActgcaaaacacagcaaaagCCACCCAGCGATCATCTACTAGAACACTGTAATAATAAAGCCATAATAGCTGCTGGTCAAAACACAAATGTGACTGCTGCACTACATCATCAACTTGCCAGCCAAGTGATCAACACTAACACACATTACCTTAACACTTTTCCACAATTCCTTGAAACAATCCCAGAACACAGAAGCTTCGAGCATGACGATGTAACTTTAAACAATTCCACTAACGCTCCAAAACTTGACACTGAAATGAATCAAGACACCAGCGCTACCAGTGACTTACCTGACACGAACATGCATCGAGCTCCTTGTCAAACCCCATCTGTACAACTCACCAGCAGTTCTCCAGACCCTAGTTCTTCAGGTCTCGGCAGTTCAGCAGAAGAGGATTTCCTCTCGTGTGTCTCCTCTTATTCTGATAAATTCTCTGCATCCTCGTCTGAAGACGCTGAAAGCAACATCTTTGGCTTTGTAAAAACCTCTGAGTCAGCTGAGGTAAAAAGTAAAATGCCCTCAGAATCTGAGGATGACATTGCTGACAGGTCAAATGATCTATCTTTAACTGATGTTCAGCAAACTGTTATTGATTATGGGGATGGTGATAGTGAAAAGGTAGATTTGAGTGCTTCACAGGGGTCTTTGGCGCAGCAGTCCACAGTATTTGCTCAACCGCTTCCATCGATCACAAAGGAGACGGGAGCTGATGGCACAGACGCTCAAACGCTTAACATTTCTAATATTGTGTACCCTGATCTGTTGCCGAAACTCTCTGAACCACAACCAAAGTCTGTCATCTTTTCACAGTCTGAcaatgaagaggaagaaaaaagtgtaGCTGGATTAAAGGTCTCTATAAGGGatttttctaaagatttaaatgaTGGCTTTGAAGATGATCGTACAGATGTGAGAAATCCTGCCACTCCAGATAAAGAAGAAACCTTCACACTACCATCATTACACATCATAAGCTCTTCCCCTGATGTCAAGCAGGCTACACTGGATGAACCCTTTGGGAGTGAAAATTTAGGAGGGCAGGATGCTAGCCTCCATTCTCATGTGCCATTTAGCAGTTTTGGGGATTTACTCAACATCAGTCACGTCACGAACAGTCCTAGCCAAGACTTTGATGAGGCTCAGTTGCACAGGCAGATATCGGATCACAGCTCCAGCAGCTTTTTCCAAAGTCTCAATGTCAGTACCGACTCACAGGCTTACCAAACCTGTGCATCTCACTCTTCCTCCAAATGTTCCAGCATCTCTGAGCCAAATGAGACGATGCAGGATATTAAAACAACTCCTGATGCTGCTTTGGGCTTAGATTCCACAAATGCATCCAAGTCATCTAATGGAGACATCAGCCAAACTGACAAATCTGAAGAATCCCTCCATGGGGCTCAGGACAAGAAGACAACTCTTGAGCCAAGCTTCACAATGGGAGATGACTTACAAGCATTtcctgcagcacagacagacTTTTTCATGAGCTGCAATCTGAAGAGGGCTGCTGAGGTCTTAGGCGACGCGTCCTCAACATGCTCTGCTGCACAGACTGCTACACTACACCGCTCTCAGTCTGAGGGCACACTGGCACCTGCCTTCGATGAACTCCTCCTACCCTCTTTTGGTAGTGATCCTGGTGCGATACAGGGCTCCACCTCGTCTCAGCCAGGCCCTGACCTTCCCTCTCTGATTTCTTTTGCTCCTTCTCTTGCTCCTGAAAATAGTTGCTCCCCTATAGCGCTTTCTACCTTCCCTCCCTTTGCCAATGCTTCAGCAAGGGTGACACCCAGTGCAGCGCAAGTCACCGTGCCAAAGCCAGTGCCAATGCCAGTGCAGCAGGagccagagcagcagcagcaggcagccaatcagcagaACAG CCCCCATCCAGTGAAACCCCTGCCCACTGCCATGCCGACTGAGGAGAAGCGGTCAGTGCTGGCCACAGGCCTGGAGAAGCTTAAGTCCACCATCCAACATGGAAGGAGCAGCCAGCTCGCagagcaggagacagaaaggaagaag TCACTGACAGAAGGAGCGGGGTCATACTACCATCTGACCCACAGTGAACTGGTCAACCTGCTGGTGCAACGTGAGGCACAGCTGGAGAGGCAGAAGGCGGAGTTTGAGCGTCAGAAACTTTTGCTGGCCAAGCGGGAGATGGAGCTGAAGAAACTGAAGCCGCAGGTCAGAGATTTGGAGGACTACATTGACACACTGCTGGTGCGCATCATGGAGCAGAAGCCCACCCTCCTGCAAGTGCGCTCCAAGTTCAAGTGA